The following are from one region of the Paenibacillus protaetiae genome:
- a CDS encoding ABC transporter ATP-binding protein yields the protein MSAENLIEVRNVKKYFPIHKGLLNRVVGHVKAVDDVSIAIRKGETFGLVGESGCGKSTLGRVILQLQRATGGDIMYQGETIRTLSSSSLRKLRQQMQIIFQDPYGSLNPRFLVRDIIGEPLRIHTNATSKQIDARVVELMELVGLDASRRNRYPHEFSGGQRQRIGIARAIALNPQFIVADEAVSALDVSVQSQVLNLLVKLQKELGLTFLFIAHGLNVVRHISDRVGVMYLGKMVEVSPTEALFDKPLHPYTAALLSSIPRPNPHLKRDRIVLQGDVPSPANPPSGCRFHPRCPFAEAKCSAEEPQLQEVMPGRQVACHFPLL from the coding sequence ATGAGTGCCGAAAATTTGATCGAAGTCCGCAATGTAAAAAAATATTTTCCAATTCATAAAGGGCTGCTGAACCGTGTCGTTGGCCATGTTAAAGCGGTAGACGATGTTTCGATTGCAATCCGCAAAGGGGAAACGTTTGGCCTTGTCGGCGAATCCGGCTGCGGCAAATCAACGTTGGGACGCGTGATTTTGCAGCTTCAGCGGGCGACCGGCGGAGACATTATGTACCAGGGTGAAACGATTCGTACTTTAAGCTCCAGCAGCTTGCGCAAGCTGCGGCAGCAGATGCAAATTATTTTCCAGGATCCGTACGGCTCGCTGAATCCGCGTTTTCTGGTGCGCGACATCATTGGAGAGCCGCTCCGCATTCATACTAATGCGACTTCAAAGCAAATTGATGCCCGTGTTGTAGAGTTGATGGAGCTTGTCGGCCTGGATGCTTCCCGGCGCAACCGGTATCCGCACGAATTTTCGGGCGGCCAGCGTCAGCGGATTGGCATCGCCAGGGCGATTGCGCTGAACCCGCAATTTATTGTAGCGGATGAAGCTGTCTCGGCGCTTGACGTGTCGGTCCAATCCCAGGTGCTCAATTTGCTGGTCAAGCTGCAAAAAGAGCTCGGATTGACGTTTTTGTTTATTGCGCATGGCTTAAACGTTGTCCGCCATATTTCCGACCGGGTTGGCGTTATGTATTTGGGCAAAATGGTGGAAGTGTCGCCAACCGAAGCTTTGTTCGACAAACCGCTCCATCCGTATACGGCGGCGCTCTTGTCGTCCATTCCGCGTCCGAATCCGCATCTGAAGCGGGACCGGATCGTGCTGCAAGGGGATGTGCCATCCCCGGCCAATCCGCCGTCCGGCTGCCGGTTCCATCCCCGCTGCCCGTTTGCTGAAGCCAAGTGCTCGGCTGAAGAGCCGCAGCTTCAAGAGGTTATGCCGGGGCGGCAGGTAGCCTGCCATTTTCCTCTGCTGTAA
- a CDS encoding ABC transporter permease, which translates to MSESKLETVKPKQSPGSAVPVSKRPVGPWLTAWRNFRKNPYAMGGLIVLLIFVIIAFFAKVIAPYDPAKIDLMFADLGPSADHWLGTDELGRDIFSRLVYSTQVSLTVGFSVAIAAVLIGTIIGAISGYFGGWIDNIFMRFVDVMNSLPTLFLNILVLAIFSSKFSYMILIMAFTGWMGVARLVRGTFLQLREMQYVEAAKAIGVSSWGIIFRHLLRNASYPIIVNATLMVGGAILGESALSYLGLGIQAPQTSWGLMLSNSQEFMLTRPSLALYPGLCILILVLAVNFIGDGIQSALNPRSKKKISVKKVAEWRKKFSKSNI; encoded by the coding sequence ATGAGCGAATCCAAACTTGAAACGGTCAAGCCGAAACAGTCTCCAGGCAGCGCTGTACCCGTCTCCAAGCGGCCGGTTGGCCCGTGGCTGACGGCATGGCGCAACTTTCGCAAAAATCCGTATGCGATGGGCGGGCTTATCGTTTTGCTGATTTTTGTTATCATCGCTTTTTTTGCGAAAGTTATTGCGCCGTACGATCCTGCCAAAATCGACTTGATGTTTGCCGATTTAGGGCCAAGCGCGGATCATTGGTTAGGCACAGACGAGCTTGGGCGAGATATTTTTTCCCGGCTTGTATACAGCACGCAAGTATCGTTAACTGTCGGTTTTTCAGTAGCAATTGCCGCAGTGCTGATCGGCACGATCATTGGCGCGATTTCCGGCTACTTTGGCGGCTGGATCGATAATATTTTTATGCGTTTTGTTGATGTGATGAACTCGCTCCCGACACTGTTCCTGAACATATTGGTGCTGGCTATATTCAGCTCAAAGTTCAGTTATATGATTCTCATTATGGCCTTTACCGGCTGGATGGGTGTTGCCCGCCTCGTCAGGGGCACCTTCCTGCAGCTGCGGGAGATGCAGTATGTGGAGGCCGCCAAGGCGATAGGCGTCTCCAGCTGGGGGATTATTTTCCGCCATTTGCTCCGCAACGCCAGTTATCCGATTATCGTCAACGCCACGCTGATGGTTGGCGGTGCGATATTGGGCGAATCGGCATTGTCTTATTTAGGGCTGGGCATTCAAGCGCCGCAAACGAGCTGGGGGCTTATGCTGAGCAATTCGCAGGAGTTTATGCTGACAAGACCTTCCCTTGCTTTGTATCCGGGGCTCTGTATTCTTATTCTGGTGCTTGCGGTCAACTTTATCGGCGACGGTATCCAATCGGCGCTTAACCCAAGAAGCAAGAAGAAAATATCAGTGAAGAAGGTGGCAGAATGGCGGAAAAAGTTCTCGAAATCAAACATTTAA
- a CDS encoding ABC transporter permease, with translation MTEYLIRRVLQSVLVLFLISIVTFLLIHAAPGGPTQMMIAPGLSPEAFEVQKHNLGLDQSLPVQYWKWVSDLLQGDLGHTFKNNLPVSDILWPTVGHTFVLMAAAWLLSLIIAIPWGIFNSTRTYGLSDQTASFISYLGFAMPTFWFGIMLQQYFSIKLDWLPLSDMYTMGKEGNLADLFMHLVLPVTVLTLGFLASYVKYSRSSMLEVLDQDYIRTARAKGVKERKVIFRHALRNALIPIITVLGLDLPILVSGAALTENVFNWPGMGRLFVDMALAREYSVLMSITLITAVIVILGNLIADILYAIVDPRVQIGKGGKAA, from the coding sequence ATGACAGAGTACCTCATCCGCCGGGTATTGCAGTCCGTATTGGTACTGTTTCTGATCTCGATTGTCACTTTTTTACTCATTCATGCTGCTCCAGGCGGCCCGACGCAAATGATGATTGCGCCAGGGCTTTCTCCCGAAGCGTTTGAAGTGCAAAAGCATAATTTGGGCCTGGACCAGTCGCTTCCGGTTCAATATTGGAAATGGGTAAGCGACTTGCTTCAAGGCGATTTGGGCCATACGTTTAAAAACAATTTGCCGGTTAGCGATATTTTATGGCCGACAGTGGGCCATACGTTTGTTCTGATGGCGGCAGCATGGCTGTTGTCATTAATTATTGCTATTCCGTGGGGGATTTTTAACAGCACCCGGACTTATGGACTTTCCGATCAAACCGCTTCTTTTATTTCTTATTTAGGTTTTGCTATGCCAACCTTCTGGTTTGGGATTATGCTGCAGCAATATTTTTCGATCAAGCTGGACTGGCTCCCGCTATCCGACATGTACACGATGGGGAAGGAAGGCAATCTCGCCGATTTATTTATGCATCTTGTGCTTCCGGTGACGGTGCTGACGCTAGGATTTTTGGCTTCTTATGTGAAATATTCGAGGTCAAGCATGCTTGAGGTGCTGGATCAGGATTACATACGAACGGCACGCGCCAAAGGCGTCAAGGAACGGAAAGTCATTTTCCGCCATGCGCTTCGTAACGCATTGATCCCTATCATTACGGTTTTGGGGCTGGATTTGCCGATTCTTGTTTCCGGAGCAGCACTGACTGAAAACGTTTTCAACTGGCCGGGAATGGGACGTTTGTTTGTTGATATGGCTCTTGCCCGCGAATATTCGGTTCTTATGTCCATTACGTTAATTACGGCGGTTATCGTTATTTTGGGTAACCTGATTGCCGATATTTTATATGCTATCGTTGATCCGCGCGTACAAATTGGCAAAGGAGGTAAAGCGGCATGA
- the cysT gene encoding sulfate ABC transporter permease subunit CysT has translation MKGSRPNKQKNVLPGFGLSLGFTLLYLSFLVLIPLIGIVIRTTDLSWHEFWATVTTPRVLASYRVSLTTAFAAAFINVVFGVIVAWVLVRYRFPGKKLIDALVDLPFALPTAVAGISLTAIYAPNGIIGSILQPLGIKTAYSPIGITIALLFIGLPFVVRTVQPVLQDLEKETEEAAVTLGARRWRTVRKIVFPELLPAIITGFALAFARGIGEYGSVVFISGNMPLKTEITPLLIMTKLQQHDYAGATAIALVLLVISFLLLLLINFLQWRLNRRTAAV, from the coding sequence ATGAAAGGTTCCAGGCCGAACAAGCAAAAAAACGTGCTGCCCGGGTTTGGATTATCGCTTGGTTTTACACTGCTGTACTTAAGCTTTCTCGTGCTCATTCCGCTGATCGGCATCGTCATTCGGACGACGGATTTAAGCTGGCACGAGTTTTGGGCAACGGTCACAACGCCGCGTGTGCTTGCTTCTTACCGGGTTAGTCTGACAACAGCTTTCGCTGCGGCATTCATTAACGTTGTATTCGGAGTCATTGTCGCTTGGGTGCTTGTGCGGTACCGGTTTCCGGGTAAAAAGCTGATTGATGCGCTTGTAGATTTGCCGTTTGCGCTGCCGACGGCTGTAGCGGGCATATCGCTTACCGCCATTTATGCGCCTAACGGCATTATCGGCTCCATCCTTCAGCCGCTCGGCATCAAAACCGCGTATTCGCCAATCGGCATTACGATTGCCTTGCTGTTTATCGGCTTGCCGTTTGTTGTGCGGACGGTGCAGCCGGTGCTGCAGGATTTGGAGAAGGAAACTGAAGAAGCAGCCGTAACGTTAGGGGCACGCCGGTGGCGGACCGTACGCAAAATTGTATTCCCCGAACTGCTCCCGGCGATTATAACCGGGTTTGCACTTGCTTTTGCAAGAGGCATCGGCGAATACGGATCAGTTGTATTTATTTCCGGGAATATGCCGCTGAAGACAGAAATTACGCCGCTGCTGATCATGACAAAGCTGCAGCAGCATGATTATGCAGGCGCAACAGCCATCGCTCTGGTGCTTCTCGTCATCTCGTTCCTGTTGTTATTGCTCATTAACTTTTTGCAGTGGCGGCTCAATCGCCGCACTGCAGCGGTATAA
- the cysW gene encoding sulfate ABC transporter permease subunit CysW, with translation MAGAVTAHLTEESAIRPKHITESLPVRIILIGIAVLFLGLVVLLPLIFVFTEALKKGWDVYAAAITDPDALSALRLTLTTALIAVPVNTIFGIAAAWAISKFAFRGKNALITLIDLPFSISPVISGLVFVLLFGAQGFIGPWLGSHGIQIVFALPGIVLATVFVTVPFVARELIPLMQAQGIAEEEAAASLGARGWQIFFRVTLPNIKWGLLYGVILCNARAMGEFGAVSVISGHIRGETNTLPLHIEILYNEYQFSAAFAVSSLLVMLAIFTLAAKSLIEWKTSGKKHSGHRQEEL, from the coding sequence ATGGCAGGAGCTGTAACGGCACATTTAACGGAGGAATCGGCAATCCGGCCCAAGCATATTACCGAATCGCTGCCGGTCCGCATCATTTTAATCGGCATTGCAGTTTTGTTTCTTGGCCTTGTTGTGCTGCTGCCGTTAATATTCGTATTTACCGAAGCGCTAAAAAAAGGATGGGACGTCTATGCTGCAGCCATAACCGATCCGGATGCTTTGTCTGCACTGCGTCTTACCTTAACGACGGCGCTGATCGCGGTCCCGGTCAACACTATATTTGGCATCGCTGCTGCCTGGGCGATCAGCAAGTTTGCATTTCGGGGCAAGAACGCACTCATTACTTTAATTGATCTTCCCTTTTCGATTTCACCTGTCATTTCAGGACTAGTATTTGTATTATTGTTTGGGGCGCAAGGCTTCATAGGGCCATGGCTGGGTTCGCATGGCATTCAAATTGTATTCGCCTTGCCGGGCATCGTGCTTGCAACCGTATTTGTTACAGTGCCGTTTGTGGCAAGGGAGCTGATCCCGCTTATGCAAGCGCAAGGGATAGCGGAAGAGGAAGCGGCCGCAAGCCTTGGCGCACGCGGCTGGCAAATCTTTTTCCGGGTGACGCTGCCCAACATTAAATGGGGGCTGCTGTACGGTGTCATTTTGTGCAATGCGCGGGCGATGGGCGAGTTTGGCGCCGTATCGGTCATCTCCGGCCACATTCGCGGCGAAACGAACACGCTGCCGCTCCATATCGAAATTTTATACAATGAATACCAGTTTTCAGCGGCATTTGCCGTATCTTCATTGCTTGTCATGCTCGCTATTTTTACATTGGCGGCCAAGAGCCTGATTGAATGGAAAACATCCGGGAAGAAACATTCCGGACATAGACAGGAGGAATTATAA
- a CDS encoding ABC transporter substrate-binding protein, whose protein sequence is MTSAKKWISVTLSIILFGVLLAACSSNSNNNKEPSTESQAPTASPTASASAEPSADPNQPVDGGNLTFSSFSDIVSVNPIYVSDTASGDAANFIYANIYDYDREGNVVVEPWSLASDKVQISEDGLTYTIKLKTTAKWSDGQPVTADDVIYTIDTVRNPDAGAPGISSYDKVDTITKVDDYTVQIKLKQVYAPFEYVLVSSVAPAHILKDIPVKELQDNAYGKDPAKTVTNGPWKWTEWKQTQYLTFDADPNYWGETKPHIQKITYKIYADQNTEVQALLKGDVDSTQAIPVTQVEAVKKDGNIRVSSKPGPTYEFMSFNFNKDNWKDGFVPFAGQKTRQAIATALNRQGMVDNVLKGTGALMNAPFLPGSWADPGDAAVNYPYDAEKAKQLLAEDGWVAGSDGILTKDGHRFSFELQYNSGNSRREQVSQIIQQNLKEVGIEVVPKAIDFAAWVDQNLNPGKYQAILLGWSLNNPDPDGESTFSSKYFPPNGQNMGWYKNEKLDKLWVDGYSTVNQDERKAIYKEIGTEISTDLPYVFLYQYSLPQGIGPRVHFADEDAPEPTLPYGYFFRAINWWVTDK, encoded by the coding sequence ATGACAAGTGCCAAGAAATGGATTTCTGTAACGCTCAGCATCATATTATTTGGGGTTTTATTGGCAGCATGTTCATCGAATTCTAACAACAACAAGGAGCCATCCACAGAGAGCCAGGCTCCAACTGCCTCTCCGACAGCAAGTGCAAGCGCAGAACCTTCAGCAGATCCGAACCAGCCGGTTGATGGCGGCAATCTTACGTTCAGTTCTTTCTCTGACATCGTATCTGTGAACCCGATTTATGTATCCGACACTGCATCAGGCGACGCAGCGAACTTCATTTATGCCAATATTTATGATTATGACCGTGAAGGTAATGTTGTAGTAGAACCATGGTCGCTTGCTTCTGATAAAGTACAAATCTCCGAGGATGGCTTGACCTACACGATCAAGCTGAAAACAACTGCAAAATGGAGCGACGGCCAGCCGGTTACAGCGGATGACGTTATTTATACGATTGATACGGTCCGCAATCCGGATGCAGGTGCTCCAGGCATCAGTTCCTATGACAAAGTAGACACCATTACGAAAGTTGACGATTATACCGTTCAAATTAAACTGAAGCAAGTATACGCGCCGTTTGAATACGTGCTTGTATCGTCAGTGGCTCCGGCTCATATCCTGAAGGATATTCCGGTTAAAGAGCTGCAGGACAATGCTTACGGCAAAGATCCTGCCAAAACGGTAACGAACGGCCCTTGGAAATGGACGGAGTGGAAACAAACGCAATATTTGACGTTTGATGCCGATCCGAACTATTGGGGTGAAACGAAACCTCATATCCAAAAAATTACTTACAAAATTTACGCCGACCAAAATACCGAAGTTCAAGCGCTGCTGAAAGGCGACGTAGACAGCACCCAAGCCATTCCGGTTACGCAGGTTGAAGCTGTTAAGAAAGACGGCAATATCCGCGTAAGCTCCAAGCCGGGTCCTACTTACGAATTTATGTCCTTTAACTTCAATAAAGATAACTGGAAAGACGGATTCGTACCGTTCGCAGGCCAAAAAACCCGCCAGGCGATCGCAACTGCGCTTAACCGCCAAGGCATGGTTGATAACGTGCTGAAAGGTACAGGCGCATTGATGAACGCGCCGTTCCTCCCAGGTTCCTGGGCAGATCCGGGCGACGCTGCCGTCAACTACCCGTATGACGCGGAGAAAGCAAAACAGCTGCTGGCCGAAGACGGCTGGGTAGCCGGCTCCGACGGCATCCTGACCAAAGACGGACACCGATTCTCGTTTGAATTGCAATACAACTCCGGCAACAGCCGGCGCGAGCAAGTATCGCAAATCATTCAGCAAAACCTGAAAGAAGTCGGCATCGAAGTAGTGCCGAAAGCGATCGACTTTGCCGCATGGGTGGATCAAAACTTGAACCCGGGCAAATATCAAGCCATATTGCTTGGCTGGTCGCTCAATAACCCGGACCCTGACGGCGAAAGCACATTCTCGTCCAAGTACTTCCCGCCGAACGGCCAAAACATGGGCTGGTACAAAAATGAAAAGCTCGACAAGCTGTGGGTAGACGGTTATTCGACGGTCAACCAAGACGAGCGTAAAGCGATCTATAAAGAAATCGGAACAGAAATTTCCACGGACTTGCCTTATGTATTCTTGTATCAATATTCGCTGCCACAAGGTATCGGTCCTAGAGTCCATTTTGCAGATGAAGACGCTCCAGAGCCAACTCTGCCATATGGTTACTTCTTCCGTGCAATCAACTGGTGGGTAACGGATAAATAA
- a CDS encoding ABC transporter ATP-binding protein: MAEKVLEIKHLTAGFMTDNGIVKATDRVSLHLEKGKTLCVVGESGSGKSVTSLAVMRLLEFAGGAILEGSVNFKGEELSVKSQDEMIHIRGNKIAMIFQDPMSALNPVFTVGDQIAESLRLHQNKSGAEAWKEAVDLLRLVGIPAPEVRAKQYPHELSGGMCQRVVIAIALACKPDLLIADEPTTALDVTVQAQILDLLRRLQNEIGMSILLITHDMGVAAEMADRIAVMYAGVIVEEGTVAEIFDHPSHPYTIGLLQSIPGFEGSRGEELFTIKGTIPALSQLPSGCRFHPRCPHAMAVCQEQEPENISLGDDHTASCWLFKDSGNMPANRGQGRTFQPPSDHNGEVKRA; encoded by the coding sequence ATGGCGGAAAAAGTTCTCGAAATCAAACATTTAACAGCAGGCTTTATGACCGATAACGGAATCGTGAAAGCGACCGACCGTGTCAGCCTTCACCTGGAAAAAGGAAAAACATTGTGTGTCGTTGGCGAGTCCGGCAGCGGCAAAAGCGTCACCTCGCTTGCAGTGATGAGGCTGCTTGAATTTGCCGGCGGCGCAATTCTCGAAGGCAGCGTCAATTTCAAAGGCGAGGAATTGTCAGTGAAATCGCAGGACGAGATGATTCATATCCGCGGCAATAAAATCGCAATGATATTTCAGGATCCGATGTCCGCACTTAATCCGGTATTTACGGTAGGCGACCAGATTGCCGAAAGCCTCCGCCTCCATCAAAATAAAAGCGGCGCCGAAGCGTGGAAGGAAGCCGTCGATCTGCTTCGCCTTGTCGGAATCCCGGCGCCGGAAGTCCGCGCCAAACAATATCCGCATGAGCTGTCGGGCGGCATGTGCCAGCGTGTCGTAATCGCTATTGCACTTGCTTGCAAGCCGGATTTGCTTATTGCCGACGAGCCGACGACAGCACTGGACGTAACGGTTCAGGCGCAAATATTGGATTTGCTCCGCCGGCTGCAGAACGAGATCGGCATGTCCATCCTGCTTATTACACATGATATGGGCGTTGCCGCCGAGATGGCCGACCGGATTGCCGTTATGTATGCGGGCGTCATTGTCGAAGAAGGAACGGTTGCGGAAATTTTTGACCATCCCAGCCATCCGTATACGATTGGCTTGCTGCAGTCGATTCCGGGGTTTGAAGGCAGCCGCGGCGAGGAATTGTTTACGATTAAAGGCACAATACCGGCATTAAGCCAGCTGCCAAGCGGCTGCCGGTTCCATCCGCGTTGTCCGCATGCAATGGCCGTTTGCCAGGAACAAGAGCCGGAGAATATATCGCTTGGAGACGATCATACGGCATCATGCTGGCTGTTTAAAGATTCGGGGAATATGCCGGCGAACCGTGGACAAGGCAGAACATTCCAACCGCCAAGCGACCATAACGGAGAGGTGAAGCGCGCATGA
- a CDS encoding sulfate ABC transporter substrate-binding protein: MKRLSVVRSAVILIALTFVLAACGSGNNSNNSQSSSNGNTAQPSQDASASPTGDAKPSSEPKKPVELLNVSYDPTRELYEEYNKAFSKYWKDKTGQDVTIKQSHGGSGAQSLSVIDGLEADVVTLALGYDIDAIAEKGLINPDWQTKYEDNSAPYTSTIVFLVRKGNPKNIHDWNDLVKDKVEVITPNPKTSGGARWNYLAAWGYALKQNNNDEDKAKQFVADLYKHVPVLDSGARGATTTFAERGIGDVLLAWENEAFLSLKELGDKFEIVYPSISILAEPPVAVVDKNADKHGTREVSEAYLQYLYSDEGQEIAAKNFYRPINQTIAAKYKDTFKDLELLNISDFGGWAEAQKKHFADGGVFDQIYAPGK; encoded by the coding sequence ATGAAAAGATTATCCGTCGTTCGTTCCGCTGTAATACTTATTGCTCTGACTTTTGTACTTGCTGCTTGCGGATCCGGCAACAACAGCAACAATAGCCAATCCTCTAGTAACGGGAATACGGCGCAGCCGTCCCAGGATGCATCCGCATCTCCAACTGGCGATGCGAAGCCTTCATCCGAGCCGAAAAAGCCGGTTGAGCTTCTAAACGTTTCCTATGACCCGACACGTGAACTTTACGAAGAATACAATAAAGCATTCTCAAAATATTGGAAAGATAAAACCGGTCAGGATGTAACGATCAAACAATCCCATGGCGGTTCCGGAGCGCAAAGCTTATCGGTCATCGACGGCTTGGAAGCCGATGTTGTAACGCTGGCGCTTGGTTATGATATTGATGCCATTGCCGAAAAAGGCCTAATCAATCCGGATTGGCAGACCAAATATGAAGACAACAGCGCACCTTATACGTCCACGATTGTGTTCCTTGTAAGGAAGGGCAACCCGAAAAACATTCATGATTGGAACGATCTGGTGAAAGATAAGGTGGAAGTTATTACGCCAAATCCAAAAACATCGGGCGGCGCACGCTGGAACTACTTGGCGGCATGGGGTTACGCCTTAAAGCAAAACAACAATGACGAAGACAAAGCCAAACAATTTGTTGCTGATTTGTATAAACATGTGCCGGTGCTAGACTCCGGTGCTCGCGGCGCTACGACAACTTTTGCTGAACGCGGAATCGGCGACGTGCTGCTTGCTTGGGAGAATGAAGCATTCCTTTCGCTGAAAGAACTTGGGGACAAATTCGAAATCGTTTATCCGTCGATCAGCATTTTGGCTGAGCCGCCGGTAGCCGTTGTCGACAAAAACGCCGATAAGCACGGAACACGCGAAGTATCTGAAGCTTATTTGCAGTATTTGTATTCTGACGAAGGTCAGGAAATCGCTGCTAAAAACTTCTATCGCCCGATTAACCAAACCATTGCCGCAAAATATAAAGATACGTTCAAAGATCTGGAATTGCTGAATATCAGCGATTTTGGCGGATGGGCGGAAGCACAGAAGAAACATTTTGCCGATGGCGGCGTATTCGACCAAATATATGCTCCCGGCAAATAA
- a CDS encoding YezD family protein: protein MAKPLELDETWIGRIVEQASGLQYGSVIITVHDGRIVQIDRTERTRYDQPSAKQPNHNNNPDKNQGKNDSLRAVQ from the coding sequence ATGGCAAAACCTTTGGAATTGGATGAAACGTGGATTGGGCGCATTGTGGAGCAAGCAAGCGGGCTGCAATATGGATCGGTAATTATAACGGTGCATGATGGAAGAATTGTACAAATCGACCGGACGGAACGTACGCGGTACGATCAGCCTTCCGCCAAGCAGCCAAATCACAATAACAATCCGGATAAAAATCAAGGCAAAAATGATTCCCTCCGTGCCGTGCAGTAA